Genomic segment of Bacteroidota bacterium:
TTCAGGTTGTAGTTTTCTTTTGGAAACACAATAACTTTATTCTGCGAGTTTCTTCCTTTCCATTCTGTCTCATCTTTTTTACTATCACCATCTATCAGCACTTTGAAAATTTTTCCAAGATCTTTTTTATTGCTTTCATGTGAAAGTCTTCCTTGTAAGTCTACTACTTCCTGTAAGCGTCTTTTCTTTATTTCCAGCGGTACATCATCATCATATCTTCTTTCTGCCAGAGTGCCGGGTCTTTCACTGTAAAAAAACATATAACTGTAATCATAACTACTATATTCCATGATCGTCATCGTTTCTGCATGATCTTCTTCCGTCTCCGTACAAAATCCGGTAATGATATCAGATGAAATTCCACAGTCCGGCATGATCTCACGGATACGATCAACTTTTGCTTTATACCATTCTCTTGTATAAGTGCGGTTCATCAGTTGCAATATCCTGCTGCTCCCGCTTTGTACAGGCAGATGAATATTGTTGCAGATGTTTTCATGCTTCACCATTGTGTGCAATACATCATCTGTAATATCTTTTGGATGCGAAGTAGAAAAACGGATGCGGAGCAACGGCGAGATCAGCGCAACTTTTTCAAGCAGCATTGCAAATGTAACAGTGGGCTGACCATCTGTTGCATAGTAGTAACTGTCTACGTTCTGTCCCAACAAGGTGACTTCTCTGAATCCTTTTTCAAACAGATCTTTGCTTTCATTCACAATGCTATCAGCATCCCGGCTTCTTTCTCTTCCTCTTGTAAATGGTACTACACAAAAGGAACACATATTATTACATCCCCGCATAATGCTTACAAATGCACTCACACCATTACTATCCAAACGGACCGGCGAAATATCAGCATAAGTTTCGTCCCGGCTTAATAAAACATTTACGGCCTTCTGGCCGCCTTCTGCTTCAGTTACTAATGCGGGTAGTGAACGGTATGCATCCGGGCCAACAACTATATCAACCAGTTTTTCTTCTTCTAAAAATTTTGTTTTCA
This window contains:
- the miaB gene encoding tRNA (N6-isopentenyl adenosine(37)-C2)-methylthiotransferase MiaB, which gives rise to MLDYVTDKVQDETRQGEAFSPFGEDPNAYKKRFYIESYGCAMNFADSEVVASILYKEGFGATKNLDEADLIFINTCSIREKAEQTVRKRLSDFKKTKLKKPGLLVGVLGCMAERLKTKFLEEEKLVDIVVGPDAYRSLPALVTEAEGGQKAVNVLLSRDETYADISPVRLDSNGVSAFVSIMRGCNNMCSFCVVPFTRGRERSRDADSIVNESKDLFEKGFREVTLLGQNVDSYYYATDGQPTVTFAMLLEKVALISPLLRIRFSTSHPKDITDDVLHTMVKHENICNNIHLPVQSGSSRILQLMNRTYTREWYKAKVDRIREIMPDCGISSDIITGFCTETEEDHAETMTIMEYSSYDYSYMFFYSERPGTLAERRYDDDVPLEIKKRRLQEVVDLQGRLSHESNKKDLGKIFKVLIDGDSKKDETEWKGRNSQNKVIVFPKENYNLKKGDYVNVKVNDCTQATLLGKIKM